In the genome of Paenibacillus pabuli, one region contains:
- a CDS encoding N-acetylmuramoyl-L-alanine amidase family protein translates to MKKWSAAVFVFLFLCLFPVMANADSSPSIMLDGVTINQQSGAPAENIGKTVMVPIRIVSENLGYQVKWEKATQTVRILKGNSSIQMTAGQDAATVNGNRVSLDSPPLIKQGTTLVPLRFVGEGMGLQVGWDNGTKTVSLLSIPPVAGTESEIDPVEAPEPEGLSELQSISFGGDRLILAANGKITPKVSSLSGPDRIIVDLPDTTFAEEFIQGQATNLDGSGTLLVTDSLLVSKVRYAMFSQTPSTVRVVLDLSQVATAKWSLGENNVLLVDLAASNGEPTSQPAVPTHDGKKVVIIDPGHGGRQSGAVSVTGAYEKDFNLAVGLKVQTLLQQHTEIQTVITRQDDTELSLQQRVDIAQLNQADIFVSIHGNKFTTPVPNGIETLYSRKESKDLADILHKHVLPITGFKDRGVKTASLHVTRETTMPAVLLELGFLSNPADEAMMLTEDYQNKCAQAIVDGIVEYLGL, encoded by the coding sequence ATGAAGAAATGGTCGGCAGCAGTCTTTGTTTTTCTGTTCCTGTGTTTATTTCCTGTCATGGCAAATGCCGATTCGTCTCCTTCGATTATGCTGGACGGTGTGACCATAAATCAGCAGTCGGGAGCTCCGGCAGAGAATATTGGCAAAACCGTAATGGTGCCGATCCGGATCGTCTCAGAAAACCTCGGTTATCAGGTGAAATGGGAGAAAGCCACTCAGACTGTTCGTATTCTCAAAGGCAACAGCAGTATCCAGATGACGGCAGGCCAAGATGCGGCCACCGTGAATGGGAATCGGGTAAGTCTCGATTCTCCGCCTCTAATTAAACAGGGGACTACATTGGTTCCGTTACGTTTTGTCGGTGAAGGCATGGGCCTTCAGGTGGGGTGGGACAATGGAACCAAGACAGTAAGCCTATTAAGTATTCCTCCTGTAGCAGGTACGGAAAGTGAAATTGACCCCGTGGAAGCTCCTGAGCCGGAAGGTCTTTCTGAACTTCAAAGCATCAGCTTCGGCGGAGATCGTTTGATTCTGGCCGCGAATGGGAAAATCACACCAAAGGTTTCGAGTCTAAGCGGACCTGATCGGATCATCGTAGATTTGCCTGACACCACATTTGCCGAGGAGTTCATCCAGGGGCAGGCTACCAATCTGGATGGCAGCGGAACCCTTCTGGTTACAGATTCATTGCTGGTTTCCAAGGTGCGATATGCAATGTTCAGCCAAACGCCTTCAACGGTACGTGTGGTTCTTGATTTGAGCCAGGTAGCGACTGCCAAATGGTCACTAGGCGAGAACAACGTATTGCTTGTTGATCTTGCGGCAAGTAATGGAGAACCAACAAGTCAGCCTGCTGTACCAACCCATGATGGTAAAAAGGTTGTCATTATCGATCCAGGACATGGTGGACGACAGTCGGGGGCTGTCAGTGTCACAGGCGCCTATGAGAAGGATTTTAATTTGGCAGTGGGACTCAAAGTTCAGACACTATTGCAGCAGCATACGGAGATTCAAACGGTAATTACAAGACAGGACGATACGGAACTATCATTGCAGCAGCGTGTGGACATCGCCCAACTGAATCAGGCGGATATTTTTGTGTCGATTCATGGAAACAAGTTTACAACGCCTGTACCTAATGGAATTGAAACGTTGTACAGTCGTAAGGAAAGCAAGGATTTGGCCGACATTTTGCACAAGCATGTGCTGCCAATTACAGGCTTTAAAGATCGGGGAGTCAAAACGGCAAGTCTGCATGTAACTCGTGAAACAACGATGCCCGCGGTTTTACTTGAACTCGGATTTCTGAGTAA
- the leuD gene encoding 3-isopropylmalate dehydratase small subunit, whose protein sequence is MEEFKTLQGIVAPVDRVNVDTDAIIPKQFLKRIERTGFGQFLFYEWRFDEEGNNNPSFEMNKPRYEGASILISRANFGCGSSREHAPWAIMDYGFRCVIAPSYADIFYNNCFKNGILPIILSEEQVEDLFQRTATHEGYEMNVNLENKTITDAYGLHIDFDLDEHRRQFLLQGLDDIGLTLQHDDEITAYEERHAAKLFG, encoded by the coding sequence ATGGAAGAATTCAAAACACTGCAAGGCATCGTTGCACCGGTAGACCGGGTCAATGTAGATACAGATGCAATCATTCCGAAACAATTTTTGAAACGGATCGAACGGACCGGATTTGGACAATTTTTGTTCTACGAATGGCGTTTTGACGAAGAGGGTAACAATAATCCTTCTTTCGAAATGAATAAACCTCGTTACGAAGGGGCATCCATTCTCATCTCACGTGCCAACTTTGGCTGTGGATCTTCTCGTGAGCATGCACCATGGGCGATTATGGATTATGGATTCCGTTGTGTGATTGCACCATCCTATGCCGACATCTTCTATAATAACTGTTTCAAGAATGGTATCTTGCCGATTATACTGTCGGAAGAGCAGGTTGAAGATCTGTTCCAACGTACAGCGACACATGAAGGCTATGAGATGAATGTGAATCTGGAGAACAAAACAATTACGGATGCATACGGACTGCATATTGATTTTGATCTGGATGAACACCGTCGTCAATTCCTGCTGCAGGGATTGGACGATATCGGTCTGACACTTCAACATGATGATGAAATTACAGCTTATGAAGAACGCCACGCGGCTAAACTATTCGGTTAA
- the leuC gene encoding 3-isopropylmalate dehydratase large subunit — protein sequence MSKKTMFEKIWENHVIHQEEGKPSILYIDLHLVHEVTSPQAFEGLRLSGRKVRRPELTFATMDHNVPTKDRFNITDPISKQQIDTLSQNCRDFGVKLYDLDTIDQGVVHVMGPELGLTHPGKTIVCGDSHTSTHGAFGALAFGIGTSEVEHVMATQCLQQAKAKTMEVRFVGKRNPGVTAKDMILAVIAKYGTDFATGYVIEYTGESIRELSMEERMTVCNMSIEGGARAGMIAPDETTFEYLRGREYVPADGKFDEAVAAWKELVTDEGAEFDRVVEIDVESLIPQVTWGTSPGMGTDISSKVPVPAELPTENERKAAEKALEYMGLTPGTPISEIPVDYVFIGSCTNGRIEDLRAAAQVAKGHTVSSNVTAIVVPGSGRVKIQAEKEGLDKIFTEAGFEWRDAGCSMCLAMNPDVLKPGQRCASTSNRNFEGRQGRGGRTHLVSPAMAAAAAVKGHFVDVRDWNFKTEAAI from the coding sequence ATGAGTAAAAAAACGATGTTTGAGAAAATCTGGGAAAACCACGTGATTCATCAGGAAGAAGGCAAACCAAGCATTTTGTATATCGATCTGCATCTGGTGCATGAAGTAACATCCCCACAGGCATTTGAAGGTCTGCGTCTGAGTGGTCGTAAAGTTCGTCGCCCTGAGTTGACGTTCGCAACAATGGATCACAACGTTCCAACGAAGGATCGTTTCAACATTACAGATCCGATCTCCAAACAACAAATTGACACACTTTCACAAAACTGCCGTGACTTCGGCGTAAAACTGTATGACCTGGATACTATTGATCAAGGTGTTGTACACGTTATGGGACCTGAACTGGGCCTGACTCATCCAGGTAAAACGATTGTATGTGGCGACAGCCACACATCTACTCACGGTGCATTTGGTGCACTCGCATTCGGAATCGGAACAAGTGAAGTAGAGCACGTTATGGCAACCCAATGTTTGCAGCAAGCCAAAGCCAAAACAATGGAAGTTCGTTTTGTCGGCAAACGTAACCCCGGCGTAACGGCGAAGGATATGATTCTCGCAGTCATCGCCAAATACGGTACAGACTTTGCTACTGGATATGTTATTGAATATACAGGCGAATCGATCCGTGAACTGAGCATGGAAGAGCGCATGACCGTCTGCAACATGTCCATCGAAGGTGGAGCAAGAGCGGGGATGATCGCTCCGGATGAAACCACATTTGAATATCTGCGTGGACGTGAATACGTACCTGCTGATGGAAAATTCGATGAAGCGGTTGCTGCCTGGAAAGAGCTTGTAACTGATGAAGGTGCTGAATTCGACCGTGTGGTTGAAATCGATGTGGAATCATTGATTCCACAAGTGACTTGGGGTACTAGCCCAGGTATGGGTACCGACATTTCTTCGAAAGTTCCTGTTCCGGCTGAACTGCCAACTGAAAACGAACGTAAAGCTGCTGAAAAAGCGCTTGAATATATGGGACTTACGCCTGGAACACCAATCTCCGAAATCCCGGTTGATTATGTATTTATCGGTTCATGCACCAATGGACGGATTGAAGATCTGCGTGCTGCTGCACAGGTAGCCAAAGGTCACACGGTATCCAGCAATGTTACAGCAATCGTTGTTCCAGGTTCGGGACGTGTTAAAATTCAAGCCGAAAAAGAAGGTCTGGATAAAATTTTCACTGAGGCTGGATTTGAATGGCGTGATGCAGGATGCAGTATGTGTCTGGCAATGAACCCGGATGTATTGAAACCAGGACAACGCTGTGCTTCGACATCCAACCGTAACTTCGAAGGACGTCAGGGACGTGGAGGACGTACTCACCTCGTATCTCCTGCAATGGCGGCAGCAGCAGCGGTTAAGGGACACTTCGTTGACGTACGTGACTGGAATTTCAAAACAGAAGCAGCTATCTAA
- a CDS encoding LysR family transcriptional regulator, protein MEFRQLQYTLQIAAERNFSRAAEKLHIAQPSLSQQLSKLEKELGVLLFQRNTSTVELTHAGVTFVEQAQKIIDAVELLRQEMSDISQLRKGKVVVGSMPITGSHLLPHVLPAFQQAYPEIEVTLMEDSGLTLEKLTASGKADLSLLSLPLQEPSLSYVTIGEERIDLAVPPNHPLARRGDPEHPVPVRMEELRDEPFVLLKKGQGFRKLTFDLCEEAGFDPNVVFESTNIETVQSLVATGMGITLVPRFIARAPRSEFVPVYVPLAEPTPSRTLVVAYRQGRVLSKAAEAFIHTFQQTVAELSQGE, encoded by the coding sequence ATGGAATTCAGACAACTTCAATATACGCTGCAAATTGCGGCAGAGCGGAATTTCTCCCGGGCAGCTGAGAAGCTGCACATTGCTCAGCCTTCTTTAAGTCAGCAGCTATCCAAACTTGAAAAGGAACTGGGCGTACTACTATTTCAGCGTAATACCAGCACCGTGGAGTTGACCCATGCAGGGGTGACTTTTGTAGAGCAGGCTCAGAAAATTATCGATGCAGTCGAGCTGCTCAGACAGGAAATGTCAGACATTTCTCAGTTGCGTAAAGGTAAAGTCGTTGTAGGCAGCATGCCGATTACTGGCTCCCACCTGCTTCCGCATGTGCTTCCCGCATTTCAGCAGGCCTATCCCGAGATTGAAGTAACCTTGATGGAAGATTCCGGGCTGACGCTTGAAAAGTTGACGGCCAGTGGCAAGGCAGACTTAAGCTTGCTCTCCCTCCCATTGCAGGAGCCAAGCCTATCTTATGTAACGATTGGTGAAGAACGAATTGACTTGGCTGTTCCTCCAAATCACCCTCTTGCACGCAGAGGAGATCCGGAACATCCGGTTCCAGTACGGATGGAAGAGCTTCGAGATGAACCATTTGTTCTTCTGAAAAAAGGACAAGGCTTCCGTAAACTTACATTTGATCTGTGCGAGGAAGCCGGGTTTGACCCCAATGTGGTGTTTGAGAGTACAAATATTGAGACAGTGCAGTCACTGGTGGCTACAGGTATGGGCATTACGCTCGTTCCGCGCTTTATTGCCCGCGCGCCCCGCAGTGAATTCGTTCCTGTTTATGTACCGCTAGCTGAGCCAACGCCTAGTCGCACCCTTGTAGTTGCATACCGCCAAGGACGGGTTCTCTCCAAAGCCGCGGAGGCATTTATTCATACGTTTCAACAAACCGTTGCCGAGCTTTCTCAAGGAGAATAA
- a CDS encoding carbon-nitrogen family hydrolase, whose translation MTEQQQGEMRVALIQGNIQLGDPEANHKHMQSLLERAVEQYPDLGLAVLPEMWNTGYALEQIHELADPEGQKSREWLAAFAQKHRISIVGGSIAEKRDGQIFNTMYAYNSEGNQVTRYDKLHLFRLMDEEKYLQPGAEPEIFELENGLTAGASICYDIRFPELARTLALNGAKALIVPAEWPNPRLHHWRTLLTARAIENQMYVIACNRVGKSGDTEFFGHSLIIDPWGEIVVEGGDGEEILTGIIRPSLVDEVRGRIPVFEDRRPGIYFGSK comes from the coding sequence ATGACAGAACAACAACAAGGGGAAATGCGTGTGGCCCTGATTCAGGGTAATATTCAGCTCGGAGACCCTGAGGCCAACCATAAACATATGCAGTCTTTGCTCGAACGAGCGGTAGAACAGTATCCCGATCTAGGATTGGCTGTGCTGCCGGAGATGTGGAATACAGGCTATGCTTTGGAACAAATTCATGAGCTTGCTGACCCGGAGGGGCAGAAATCAAGAGAGTGGCTCGCGGCTTTTGCCCAAAAACATCGAATCTCCATTGTTGGCGGTTCCATTGCGGAGAAACGTGATGGCCAAATCTTCAATACAATGTACGCCTATAATAGTGAAGGAAATCAGGTGACACGTTACGATAAATTGCATTTGTTCCGCCTGATGGATGAAGAGAAATATTTGCAGCCTGGTGCAGAACCGGAAATATTCGAATTGGAGAACGGCCTCACTGCGGGAGCTTCGATCTGTTACGATATCCGTTTCCCTGAGCTTGCTCGAACACTTGCCTTGAACGGAGCCAAAGCATTAATTGTCCCCGCTGAATGGCCGAACCCGCGCTTACATCATTGGCGCACACTGCTTACAGCAAGGGCCATCGAGAATCAGATGTATGTTATTGCCTGCAATCGCGTAGGGAAAAGCGGAGACACCGAATTTTTTGGGCATTCCCTCATTATTGATCCTTGGGGTGAAATTGTGGTTGAAGGCGGAGATGGAGAAGAGATTCTGACAGGAATTATCCGTCCTTCGCTTGTGGATGAGGTTCGTGGCCGTATTCCGGTATTCGAAGACCGCAGACCTGGCATTTATTTTGGCAGCAAATAA
- a CDS encoding ABC transporter substrate-binding protein has protein sequence MGNIGLASLLYHPMGFSPVKKVKEALVAGRAYKEISSDAIRQYAGDYIFVLLPEEIITRQATEKLMQSPTWRALPAVQKGQVYGVQETTWNLGDALTSNRLLTLLPELLCRSSTRKQVADV, from the coding sequence ATGGGAAATATCGGACTGGCCTCACTGTTGTATCACCCAATGGGGTTTAGTCCCGTTAAGAAAGTGAAAGAGGCGCTTGTCGCTGGCAGAGCTTATAAGGAAATTTCGTCTGATGCAATTCGTCAGTATGCGGGTGATTATATATTTGTTTTGCTTCCTGAAGAGATTATTACAAGGCAGGCGACAGAGAAATTGATGCAGAGTCCAACCTGGCGAGCACTTCCAGCCGTGCAGAAGGGGCAAGTGTACGGAGTGCAGGAAACAACATGGAATTTGGGCGATGCACTGACGAGCAACCGATTGTTAACATTGCTGCCCGAGTTATTATGTAGGAGTTCAACACGAAAACAGGTTGCAGATGTTTGA
- a CDS encoding pyridoxal phosphate-dependent aminotransferase produces the protein MTNQPKTSGRSAFTIPTSDVMTQLPTQFFATLVQNVNREIASGHDVINLGQGNPDTPTPPHIVKTLQESAENPLYHKYSPFSGHAFLKEAVAKRYKEDYNVDLDPETEVAILFGGKTGLVQLPQVLLNSGDVCLVPDPGYPDYWSGVALAKAHMSFMPLLESNAFLPDYEAISTEDREKAKLMFLNYPNNPTSATAPLSFYEDTVEFAIQNQIVVASDFAYGAIGFDGHRPVSFLQAPGAKEVGIEFYTLSKTYNMAGWRVGFALGNADIISKINLLQDHIYVSLFGGIQAAAAAALTSSQECVTSLVARYESRRDAFYAALSSIGWQAPKPGGSFFSWLPVPAGFTSASFADVLLREAKVAVAPGIGFGSHGEGYVRAGLLSDEDRLREAAERIGKLNLFK, from the coding sequence ATGACTAATCAGCCTAAAACATCGGGTCGTTCAGCCTTTACCATACCTACATCCGATGTAATGACACAGCTTCCCACACAATTTTTTGCGACTCTAGTTCAAAATGTAAACCGCGAAATCGCAAGTGGTCACGACGTGATTAACCTGGGTCAAGGTAACCCGGATACACCTACCCCGCCCCATATTGTTAAAACATTGCAAGAGTCCGCGGAGAATCCGCTTTATCACAAATATTCGCCTTTTAGCGGGCATGCTTTCCTGAAAGAAGCCGTTGCGAAACGGTACAAGGAAGATTACAACGTGGACCTCGATCCCGAAACGGAAGTTGCGATTTTGTTTGGCGGAAAAACGGGTTTGGTCCAGCTGCCTCAGGTATTGCTCAATTCTGGCGACGTATGTCTCGTACCCGATCCAGGTTATCCGGATTATTGGTCCGGCGTAGCACTAGCAAAAGCACACATGTCTTTTATGCCACTGCTGGAGTCCAATGCATTCCTGCCTGATTATGAAGCGATCTCTACAGAGGATCGGGAAAAAGCCAAGCTGATGTTCCTGAACTATCCCAACAATCCAACATCAGCAACCGCCCCACTTTCCTTCTATGAAGATACGGTAGAGTTTGCCATTCAAAATCAAATCGTCGTAGCCAGTGACTTCGCCTATGGTGCAATTGGATTCGATGGACATCGTCCAGTAAGCTTTTTACAGGCACCAGGAGCCAAAGAAGTGGGCATTGAGTTTTACACGTTATCCAAAACCTACAATATGGCGGGTTGGCGCGTCGGATTTGCTCTGGGCAATGCGGACATCATCTCCAAAATCAATCTGCTGCAGGATCACATCTACGTAAGTCTCTTCGGAGGCATCCAGGCCGCTGCTGCGGCGGCACTTACGTCTTCCCAGGAATGTGTCACTTCACTGGTTGCACGTTATGAATCACGGCGCGATGCTTTCTATGCCGCTCTCTCATCCATCGGCTGGCAGGCCCCTAAACCGGGAGGTTCCTTCTTTAGTTGGCTGCCTGTTCCAGCAGGCTTTACTTCTGCTTCCTTTGCCGACGTGTTACTGCGTGAAGCAAAAGTTGCGGTAGCGCCGGGTATTGGTTTCGGCTCACATGGTGAAGGCTATGTCCGTGCAGGACTGTTAAGTGATGAAGATCGATTAAGGGAAGCTGCGGAGCGGATTGGCAAGTTGAATTTATTCAAGTAA
- the proB gene encoding glutamate 5-kinase, translated as MTSRIVVKIGSSSLTTEEGGLDRSAITFFAGEMAALAEQGHEVLLVTSGAVAAGFREIGYPQRPKQLHEKQAAAAVGQALLMQAYQQAFAAHRVTTAQILLTRTDFHSRKRMGNAGMTVEELLKQRVIPIFNENDTVSVDELKFGDNDLLSALVANLVKAQHLVILTDTNGLYTADPRKDPSAVRYDRIPKITEEIYAYAGGAGSSVGTGGMRSKVDAAKVATRGGVPVFVGSVKEPGDMQRAVDGIGKGTYFETRLAALSRKKQWLGFMSTPLGTVVVDNGAEEALVHGGHSLLPVGVKRVLGTFHAGDVVEVLGMDETLLGRGIVNYDDDQLRLIAGLPSGEVMKQLNSIHRLEVVHRDEWITLK; from the coding sequence ATGACCTCACGTATTGTAGTTAAGATTGGAAGCAGTTCGCTTACTACGGAAGAAGGCGGGCTCGATCGAAGTGCCATTACTTTTTTTGCCGGAGAAATGGCTGCCTTGGCTGAACAAGGCCATGAAGTTCTTCTGGTCACTTCGGGAGCGGTGGCTGCCGGATTCAGGGAGATCGGTTACCCGCAGCGTCCCAAGCAGTTACATGAAAAACAAGCCGCAGCGGCTGTTGGGCAAGCTTTACTGATGCAGGCATATCAACAGGCTTTTGCAGCGCACCGCGTTACTACAGCACAAATTCTGCTCACCCGTACCGACTTTCACAGCCGGAAACGTATGGGCAACGCAGGCATGACCGTGGAAGAGCTGCTCAAACAGCGCGTCATTCCGATCTTTAACGAGAATGATACCGTATCTGTCGATGAATTGAAGTTTGGAGATAATGACCTCCTGTCTGCTCTGGTAGCGAATCTGGTCAAGGCACAGCATCTGGTCATTCTTACGGATACCAATGGTCTGTACACGGCCGATCCACGCAAAGATCCATCTGCCGTGCGTTATGATCGTATTCCCAAAATTACGGAAGAAATTTACGCCTATGCTGGAGGTGCTGGATCATCTGTAGGTACAGGCGGTATGCGATCCAAGGTAGATGCAGCCAAAGTGGCAACGCGTGGCGGCGTGCCTGTTTTTGTGGGAAGTGTGAAAGAACCAGGTGATATGCAGAGAGCGGTAGATGGCATCGGCAAAGGAACCTATTTCGAGACTCGCCTTGCGGCACTCTCTCGTAAAAAGCAATGGCTTGGCTTCATGTCTACTCCACTCGGCACCGTCGTTGTAGATAATGGTGCCGAAGAAGCACTGGTCCATGGAGGTCATAGTCTCCTGCCTGTGGGTGTCAAACGTGTGCTGGGTACTTTTCACGCCGGAGATGTTGTAGAGGTACTGGGCATGGATGAAACCTTGCTGGGTCGTGGTATCGTCAATTATGATGATGACCAGCTACGGCTCATCGCAGGACTGCCAAGTGGCGAAGTAATGAAGCAGTTGAACAGTATCCATCGACTTGAGGTTGTTCACCGGGACGAGTGGATTACGTTAAAATAG
- a CDS encoding glutamate-5-semialdehyde dehydrogenase has translation MSEVREKASKAQTVVPQLNRLSTEQKNNALLVMADALIAQADSIIAANADDLERGRQQGTPESMLDRLALNKERIAGIAEGLRQIVELQDPVGEVLETFTRPNGLHVEKLRVPIGLIGIIYEARPNVTVDAAGLCLKTGNAVLLRGGSSALSSNRKIVEVLHQALAATDMPADALQLVEDADRSSVDEMLKLNGLLDVIIPRGGASLIRNVVANASVPVIETGAGICHTYVDESADPVMAAEIAVNAKAQRPSVCNSMETLLLHAVYAEEHLPTLAEQLREANVLLKGCDTVRRLVPSALPVTEEDYATEYNDYILNIRVVQNLDEAMEHIARYGTKHSECIVTKDTSNAERFLHDVDAAAVYHNASTRFTDGFEFGYGAEIGISTQKLHARGPMGLPALTSTKYRITGNGQIRQ, from the coding sequence ATGAGTGAAGTCAGAGAAAAAGCGAGCAAGGCCCAGACCGTCGTTCCGCAGCTGAATCGACTGAGCACAGAACAGAAAAATAACGCCCTGCTGGTCATGGCGGACGCATTGATAGCCCAAGCGGATTCTATTATTGCAGCAAACGCTGACGATCTGGAACGTGGCAGACAGCAAGGCACGCCAGAATCGATGCTGGATCGCCTCGCCTTGAATAAGGAGCGTATCGCCGGCATTGCTGAAGGATTGCGTCAAATCGTGGAGCTGCAAGACCCGGTTGGCGAAGTGCTGGAGACGTTTACTCGTCCGAACGGATTGCATGTTGAAAAATTGAGAGTGCCCATCGGTCTGATCGGCATTATCTACGAGGCCCGTCCAAATGTTACAGTGGATGCTGCCGGACTATGCCTCAAAACGGGCAATGCTGTACTGCTGCGTGGCGGTTCCTCTGCTCTCTCCTCAAATAGAAAAATTGTGGAGGTGCTTCATCAGGCACTGGCAGCAACAGACATGCCAGCGGACGCCTTGCAGCTTGTTGAGGATGCAGACCGCTCTTCGGTGGACGAAATGCTCAAGTTGAACGGACTGCTGGACGTCATTATCCCGCGCGGCGGAGCCTCACTGATTCGTAATGTGGTTGCCAATGCATCCGTGCCTGTGATCGAAACCGGTGCAGGGATCTGCCATACTTATGTGGATGAATCTGCCGATCCGGTCATGGCTGCGGAGATTGCTGTTAATGCCAAGGCACAGCGTCCATCCGTTTGCAACTCCATGGAAACCTTGTTGCTGCACGCTGTTTACGCCGAGGAGCATCTGCCGACACTGGCTGAACAACTGCGTGAGGCCAATGTCCTGTTGAAGGGGTGTGACACGGTTCGCCGTCTCGTTCCATCTGCCCTTCCTGTGACGGAAGAAGATTATGCGACAGAGTACAATGATTATATTTTAAATATCCGTGTAGTTCAGAACCTGGATGAAGCGATGGAGCATATCGCACGTTATGGCACTAAGCATTCAGAATGTATCGTCACCAAGGATACGAGCAACGCAGAACGTTTTTTACATGATGTTGATGCAGCTGCTGTGTACCATAATGCTTCCACACGTTTCACTGACGGATTTGAATTCGGTTATGGAGCCGAAATTGGGATCAGCACCCAGAAGCTGCATGCTCGTGGACCTATGGGTCTGCCTGCCTTAACGTCAACCAAATACCGTATCACTGGCAATGGACAAATCCGGCAATAA
- the proC gene encoding pyrroline-5-carboxylate reductase — MSQEQQTLLQQKITFHGAGAMAEAIVRGLISRLVVRPQDITMLNRSNQKRQEELSTRYAVHTGTASQSLDHLAASPVIVLCMKPKDAAAALRELGPLLSPDQLIVSVIAGLSIRTMQSLLGRKQPIARTMPNTSSTIGLGATGLAFSEEITDEQRSTVMTMFEAVGIVTIVPEDKLEVLTGISGSGPAYVYYLMEAMIAAGIRGGLSSQQSRDLTVQTVLGASRMVQQTGLEPMKLRSDVTSPGGATQAALKTLDEGDFFENVIAAVNRCAERSREMGAALEGDLR; from the coding sequence ATGAGTCAAGAACAACAGACGTTATTACAACAAAAGATTACTTTTCATGGAGCAGGTGCGATGGCTGAAGCCATCGTCCGGGGATTGATCTCCCGCCTTGTCGTTCGTCCTCAGGATATTACGATGCTGAACCGCAGCAACCAGAAACGTCAGGAGGAGCTCAGCACCCGTTATGCCGTACATACCGGAACTGCTTCACAATCGCTGGATCATCTCGCCGCTTCTCCGGTTATTGTACTCTGCATGAAACCGAAGGATGCTGCCGCAGCGCTGCGTGAACTTGGGCCGCTCCTGTCTCCGGATCAATTAATTGTCTCCGTTATTGCCGGATTATCGATCCGTACGATGCAATCCCTACTGGGACGCAAGCAACCGATTGCCCGCACCATGCCGAATACGTCCAGTACAATCGGGCTCGGTGCAACCGGACTTGCCTTCTCTGAAGAGATTACGGATGAACAGCGCAGTACAGTCATGACGATGTTCGAAGCGGTTGGAATCGTGACCATCGTGCCTGAAGATAAACTCGAAGTGCTCACAGGCATTTCCGGAAGTGGTCCGGCTTATGTATACTATTTGATGGAGGCCATGATTGCCGCAGGCATTCGTGGTGGCTTGTCAAGCCAACAGTCCCGCGATCTGACTGTTCAGACCGTGCTGGGTGCTTCACGCATGGTGCAGCAAACTGGCTTAGAGCCAATGAAACTTCGTAGTGATGTAACCTCCCCGGGAGGCGCAACCCAAGCAGCACTAAAAACGCTGGACGAGGGAGATTTCTTTGAAAATGTAATCGCAGCCGTCAACCGCTGTGCAGAGCGCTCACGGGAGATGGGAGCTGCTTTGGAGGGAGATTTAAGATGA